The region CTTCCGCGGCGAGGTCGGCGTGTCGGGCCAGGACGCCGGCGCGTACATCGCCACCGTCCCGTCGTTCGTCGCCTACCGCCCGGACGGCGATTTCTGGGACATGGCAACGGCTGTGAGCCGGGACTTGGCGCTGCGCCGGTCCCGGGGCGACCACTTCTCGGTGATCACCCTGCTGCGGTGGGCGTGCCCGTCGGGGCCGGCGGACAGCGAGGCGTTCCGCCGGGTCGTGGCGGCACGGGGGCCGGGCAACCTGTGCCTGTCCAACATCGGCGTCCACGACTTCCCCGACCGGATCGGGCCGTGGCGGCTGTCCGGCGCGCAGTTCACCACCGGCCTGTCGATCAGCGGCTACCTCGCGGCCACGGTGAACACCAGCCACGGCGCGCTGTTCTGGAACTTCTCGCACATCGACCACGCGGTGCCCGGCGACCGGGCCCGGCGGATCGCCGACCTGAGCGTCGCGACCGCACTGGAGGGGTTGGCATGACACGGATCTCGTCGGACGGCCGGGTGGTCGTCGTCACCGGGGCGTCCTCGGGCCTGGGCCGGGAGTGCGCGCTGCACCTGGACCGGCTGGGGGTGGAGGTGCGGGCGGGGGTGCGCCGCGAAGCCGACGGCCGTGCGCTGGAGGCCGCGTCCACCGGACGCCTGCGCGCGCTGCCGCTGGACGTCACCGACCCGGACTCGATCCGGGACGCGGTGAAGGCCGTCCGGGCCGTGTGGGGCGTGGTGAACAACGCCGGGACCTGCGTGCCGGCCCCGGTGGAATGCCTTTCGACGCAACGGTTGCGCGAGCAGTTGGAGATCAACGTCGTCGGCTCGGTCGCGGTGACCAGGGCGTTCCTGCCGCTGGTGCGCGAATCGCGCGGGCGGGTGGTGAACGTCAGCTCCGGGCTGGGGCGGGTCGCCTCGCCGTACCTCGGCGCGTACGCCGCCTCGCAGTTCGCCAAGGAGGCCCTCAGCGACGCCCTGCGGCGGGAGCTGCGGCCGTTCGGCGTCGCGGTGTCGGTGGTGGAACCGGGCGCGATCCGCACCCCGATCTGGGACAAGATCGCCGCCCAGGAGGCGGCCGTGGACGACGCGGAGCCCGAGGTCGCCGACCTGTACCGGCGGTCGTTCCGGCGTTTCCTGGCCGCCAACGACAAACGCGCCCGGTCCAGCCGGACCACGCCCCGGCGGTTCGCCGAAGCGGTCGAGCACGCCCTGCTCGCCACCCGGCCCAGGATCCGCTACCGGGTCGGGCCGGACGCCCGGTTGGCCGCCCTGATCGCCCGCCTGCTGCCCGACGCCGCCGTGGACGCGGCGTTCGCCAAGACCGCTTCCCGCTGACCGCCGACGCAGAACAGGACCGCCATGCGCACCCTGCAACTCCGGGCCATGCTGCTCGGCTTCGACGCCGTCACGCGCACCCGCGCGTGGCAGGGTGACCCGCTGGCCCGGGTCGTGTCGGCCAAGCCGGGCACCGACCCGTACCCGCTCTACGAACAGGCGCGCCGCCAGGGCCCGCTCAGCCGCAGCAAGCTCGGCCTGCACGTCACCGCGTCGCACCGGGTCGGCGACGCGATCCTGCGCGACCCGAGGTTCGGCGTCGACACCCGGGCCGCGTTGA is a window of Saccharothrix espanaensis DSM 44229 DNA encoding:
- a CDS encoding SDR family NAD(P)-dependent oxidoreductase — encoded protein: MTRISSDGRVVVVTGASSGLGRECALHLDRLGVEVRAGVRREADGRALEAASTGRLRALPLDVTDPDSIRDAVKAVRAVWGVVNNAGTCVPAPVECLSTQRLREQLEINVVGSVAVTRAFLPLVRESRGRVVNVSSGLGRVASPYLGAYAASQFAKEALSDALRRELRPFGVAVSVVEPGAIRTPIWDKIAAQEAAVDDAEPEVADLYRRSFRRFLAANDKRARSSRTTPRRFAEAVEHALLATRPRIRYRVGPDARLAALIARLLPDAAVDAAFAKTASR